In a genomic window of Poecilia reticulata strain Guanapo linkage group LG22, Guppy_female_1.0+MT, whole genome shotgun sequence:
- the nkx2.2a gene encoding homeobox protein Nkx-2.2a isoform X3, producing MSLTNTKTGFSVKDILDLPDTNDEDGSITGAEEDTEGSETASTTKNGGVLVQSPLENVQNLPLKNPFYDSTDNPYTRWLATTDSIQYSLFLPFLVAVHGLSASSQDSAKSPEPSADDESPDNDKETSSSGGSDSGKKRKRRVLFSKAQTYELERRFRQQRYLSAPEREHLASLIRLTPTQVKIWFQNHRYKMKRARAEKGMEVTHLPSPRRVAVPVLVRDGKPCHTLKAQDLAATFQAGIPFSAYSAQSLQHMQYNAQYGAAATPQFPSAHHLVQTQQWTW from the exons ATGTCgttgaccaacacaaagacgGGCTTTTCTGTAAAGGACATTTTGGACCTTCCTGACACGAATGACGAGGACGGATCTATCACCGGAGCGGAAGAAGACACGGAGGGATCAGAGACTGCATCCACGACGAAAAACGGTGGAGTTTTGGTGCAAAGTCCTCTAGAAAACGTTCAAAATCTACCTTTAAAGAACCCCTTTTATGACAGTACTGACAATCCCTACACGCGATGGCTTGCTACTACGGACAGTATTCAATATTCAT TGTTTCTCCCGTTTCTTGTCGCAGTGCACGGTTTGTCCGCCAGCTCTCAGGACTCGGCCAAGTCTCCGGAGCCGTCTGCGGACGACGAATCCCCCGACAACGACAAGGAAACCTCCAGCAGCGGCGGCAGCGACTCGGGCAAGAAGCGGAAAAGGAGGGTGCTGTTCTCCAAGGCGCAAACCTATGAGTTGGAGCGCCGCTTCAGGCAACAGAGGTACCTGTCCGCCCCAGAGAGGGAGCACTTGGCGAGCCTCATCCGTCTCACCCCGACCCAGGTGAagatctggttccagaaccaccGGTATAAGATGAAGAGAGCCCGGGCCGAGAAAGGTATGGAAGTGACCCACCTCCCTTCTCCTCGGCGGGTGGCCGTGCCCGTCTTAGTCAGGGATGGGAAGCCTTGTCACACTCTTAAAGCTCAGGACTTGGCGGCCACTTTTCAGGCCGGGATTCCCTTCTCGGCGTATAGCGCTCAGTCGCTCCAACACATGCAGTATAACGCGCAGTACGGCGCCGCGGCCACACCGCAGTTCCCCTCAGCACATCACTTGGTGCAAACGCAACAGTGgacttggtga
- the nkx2.2a gene encoding homeobox protein Nkx-2.2a isoform X2, whose translation MKKKVLFFYSHNSGLLRGKKKSCRKQLFPAYFPPYQNMSLTNTKTGFSVKDILDLPDTNDEDGSITGAEEDTEGSETASTTKNGGVLVQSPLENVQNLPLKNPFYDSTDNPYTRWLATTDSIQYSLHGLSASSQDSAKSPEPSADDESPDNDKETSSSGGSDSGKKRKRRVLFSKAQTYELERRFRQQRYLSAPEREHLASLIRLTPTQVKIWFQNHRYKMKRARAEKGMEVTHLPSPRRVAVPVLVRDGKPCHTLKAQDLAATFQAGIPFSAYSAQSLQHMQYNAQYGAAATPQFPSAHHLVQTQQWTW comes from the exons atgaaaaagaaag ttttgtttttctattctcACAACAGCGGATTGttacgggggaaaaaaaaaagctgccgCAAGCAACTTTTCCCTGCATATTTCCCCCCCTACCAGAATATGTCgttgaccaacacaaagacgGGCTTTTCTGTAAAGGACATTTTGGACCTTCCTGACACGAATGACGAGGACGGATCTATCACCGGAGCGGAAGAAGACACGGAGGGATCAGAGACTGCATCCACGACGAAAAACGGTGGAGTTTTGGTGCAAAGTCCTCTAGAAAACGTTCAAAATCTACCTTTAAAGAACCCCTTTTATGACAGTACTGACAATCCCTACACGCGATGGCTTGCTACTACGGACAGTATTCAATATTCAT TGCACGGTTTGTCCGCCAGCTCTCAGGACTCGGCCAAGTCTCCGGAGCCGTCTGCGGACGACGAATCCCCCGACAACGACAAGGAAACCTCCAGCAGCGGCGGCAGCGACTCGGGCAAGAAGCGGAAAAGGAGGGTGCTGTTCTCCAAGGCGCAAACCTATGAGTTGGAGCGCCGCTTCAGGCAACAGAGGTACCTGTCCGCCCCAGAGAGGGAGCACTTGGCGAGCCTCATCCGTCTCACCCCGACCCAGGTGAagatctggttccagaaccaccGGTATAAGATGAAGAGAGCCCGGGCCGAGAAAGGTATGGAAGTGACCCACCTCCCTTCTCCTCGGCGGGTGGCCGTGCCCGTCTTAGTCAGGGATGGGAAGCCTTGTCACACTCTTAAAGCTCAGGACTTGGCGGCCACTTTTCAGGCCGGGATTCCCTTCTCGGCGTATAGCGCTCAGTCGCTCCAACACATGCAGTATAACGCGCAGTACGGCGCCGCGGCCACACCGCAGTTCCCCTCAGCACATCACTTGGTGCAAACGCAACAGTGgacttggtga
- the nkx2.2a gene encoding homeobox protein Nkx-2.2a isoform X1: protein MKKKVLFFYSHNSGLLRGKKKSCRKQLFPAYFPPYQNMSLTNTKTGFSVKDILDLPDTNDEDGSITGAEEDTEGSETASTTKNGGVLVQSPLENVQNLPLKNPFYDSTDNPYTRWLATTDSIQYSLFLPFLVAVHGLSASSQDSAKSPEPSADDESPDNDKETSSSGGSDSGKKRKRRVLFSKAQTYELERRFRQQRYLSAPEREHLASLIRLTPTQVKIWFQNHRYKMKRARAEKGMEVTHLPSPRRVAVPVLVRDGKPCHTLKAQDLAATFQAGIPFSAYSAQSLQHMQYNAQYGAAATPQFPSAHHLVQTQQWTW from the exons atgaaaaagaaag ttttgtttttctattctcACAACAGCGGATTGttacgggggaaaaaaaaaagctgccgCAAGCAACTTTTCCCTGCATATTTCCCCCCCTACCAGAATATGTCgttgaccaacacaaagacgGGCTTTTCTGTAAAGGACATTTTGGACCTTCCTGACACGAATGACGAGGACGGATCTATCACCGGAGCGGAAGAAGACACGGAGGGATCAGAGACTGCATCCACGACGAAAAACGGTGGAGTTTTGGTGCAAAGTCCTCTAGAAAACGTTCAAAATCTACCTTTAAAGAACCCCTTTTATGACAGTACTGACAATCCCTACACGCGATGGCTTGCTACTACGGACAGTATTCAATATTCAT TGTTTCTCCCGTTTCTTGTCGCAGTGCACGGTTTGTCCGCCAGCTCTCAGGACTCGGCCAAGTCTCCGGAGCCGTCTGCGGACGACGAATCCCCCGACAACGACAAGGAAACCTCCAGCAGCGGCGGCAGCGACTCGGGCAAGAAGCGGAAAAGGAGGGTGCTGTTCTCCAAGGCGCAAACCTATGAGTTGGAGCGCCGCTTCAGGCAACAGAGGTACCTGTCCGCCCCAGAGAGGGAGCACTTGGCGAGCCTCATCCGTCTCACCCCGACCCAGGTGAagatctggttccagaaccaccGGTATAAGATGAAGAGAGCCCGGGCCGAGAAAGGTATGGAAGTGACCCACCTCCCTTCTCCTCGGCGGGTGGCCGTGCCCGTCTTAGTCAGGGATGGGAAGCCTTGTCACACTCTTAAAGCTCAGGACTTGGCGGCCACTTTTCAGGCCGGGATTCCCTTCTCGGCGTATAGCGCTCAGTCGCTCCAACACATGCAGTATAACGCGCAGTACGGCGCCGCGGCCACACCGCAGTTCCCCTCAGCACATCACTTGGTGCAAACGCAACAGTGgacttggtga